The Granulicella sp. 5B5 nucleotide sequence CCTCGTAGTCGCGGTTGTCGTGGTTGCCGCTCTCGGACCAGCCGACTTTGAAGAAGTCGGGGAAGTGGAACATGGCCGACGCTGTGGCGTTGCCGCCGCCGGAGTGTCCCCAGATGCCGACGCGGTTGACGTCGATCCAGGAGTAGCGCGCGGCGAGGTCCTTGATGCCTGCAACCTGGTCGGGGATGGTGTCGTCGCCCATCTCCTGCGGCGTGGAGGAGTGCGCATCGTGGAACTCCTTGGAGCGGCCGGGATTGCCCATGCCGTCGATGCAGACGACAACGAAGCCGAGGTCGGCGAGCGCCTGCTCATCCCCCTTGGCCGCGGCAAAGCTGCGGCCCGAAAGCTCGCAGAGGCTTCCCTGCGGGCCGGGATAGACGTTATCGACAATGGGGTACTTTACATTGGGGTCGAAGTTCGTCGGCTTCCACATGATGCCTTCAAGCGGAGTAACGCCGTCGCGCGCCTTGACGGTAAAAGGAGTGGGCGGCTTCCAGCCAGTGGCGAGAAGCTGCGAGATGTCCTGATGAGCGAGCGTGACGAGCACCTTGCCGGTGTTGTCGCGCAGCACAGCGGTCTGCGGCGTGTCGATGGTGGAGTAGACATCGACGAAGGAGCTGCCGTCGTCCGACGGTGTGATGACGTGGTTGGCGTGCTCGGGCGTCAGAAGCTGCTCATTCTTGCCGTCGAAGTCGACGCGGTAGTAGTTCTCGAAGTAGAGGTCGTCGCCCTTCTCGCGGCCGACGGCGGTGAAGTAGACGACGCGGTGCTTCTCATCGACGTTGAGGATGTCGCTGATGGGGCCGTCGCCATGCGTGATCTGGTTCTTCAGCTTGCCAGTCTTCAGGTCGTAGAGATAGATCTGCGCGTAGTTGCTGCGCTCGGAGACCCAGAGGAATTCGTCGGAGGCCGGCAGATACTTCCAGTCGGTCTTCGACTGCCAGCCGTAGTAGGTGGGGACATGCTCGTGGTAGACGTCGCGAACGTCGCCGGTGGCGGTGTCGGCGACCTTCACCCACTCGTCCTTGTGGTCGCGCGAGGTGGAGACGAAGGCGAGGTGCGAGCCATCGGGCGAGAACTCGACATCGGTCCAGTGGCCGTCGCCATTGCAGCTCACGTCGTCGCACTCCATGCTGCGGTGCTCCAGCGGCGCGATCTTCAGGCGCACCATCTTCGCGGAGTCGACATCGAGGATGACAGGCTGGATCATCGTGACGTCCTTGTCGCCGACGAGAGGGTAGTGCCAGGCCTCAAGGTGCGGATGGCGGTTGGTGACGGGCACGAGGTACATCATGCCGGTCTTGCGCTCGTCCATCTGGAACGTGGCGATCTTCTTCGAGTCGGGCGACCAGGTGACGACCGCGCTGTCAGAGTGTGTCCAGCCGGCGTTGTCGGTCGCGTAGCCGAAGTCCTTGACGCCGTCGGTGGTAAGCGGGCGCTCCTTGCCGGTGGCGATATCGCGGACCCAGAGGTTGTTGTCGCGAATGAAGGCGCCGAGCTTGCCGTCGGGCGAGAGGTTGGTCTCTCCGGCGCGACGGCGCCCCCGTGGGGCCTCCTGCATTGCGGCCTTATCCTCAGTACATTTACTGGCCGCGGCGGCGCAGTGGAAGGTGCCGGAGCGGGCGATGATGGCGAAGCCGCCGTTGGACTCAGGGTAGTAGGCGCTGACGCCGAGGCGCTTCGCCTCAACCTGCCTGCCGGAGGCCGCAGTGAGCGCGGCGGCGAGCTTCGCGCTGTCGAAGGCAGGCGCGGTGGTGGTCTTGGCGGGGTCGGCGATCATGTAGGCCGTGCCGTCGGCGCCGGGGTCGCGGTAGAAGACACGACCATCCGACAGGTACTGCGGACGGCTGATGGTGTGGTGCACCAGGCCGTTGACGTTGTAGGACATCCAACGCTCAGCGCGCGTATAGTCCTGCGCGGTGTAGACCTTTTGCGCGAGCGCGGGCATAACAACGACGGCGGCGGCCGCCAGAAGAGGGGCAAGAAACCGGGGAGACGACATGCGGGGATTCTACCAATGTGGCGGCGGTCCCCGCCAAAATAGTGGATTCTCTTTAGCGCTGACGCTCGCGGTTTAAACGCATCAACTCCTGCATCAGGCGCAGGCGCATGGCCTCATCGCCGCGGCGTTCGGACTCGGCGATCTGCTGTGTGACCTCGCGCAGACGGCGGTCGACGTAGCGCTCTTGCAGGGCTTCGAGCGCTCCCTGCACCTTGCGATGGAAGACCTCGGGAGCCTCGTCCGCGGAGCCGGTGTGCAGCGCGCTGGCGAGCAGCGTGCGCGAGGCCTCGTCGGGCGCGGCATCAAAGGGGTTGTCCGGCGCGGGCGCGTTGACGAGCACCTCCATCACAGCAGCACAGGGAAGCTCGGCAAACCAGGACGGGTTTTCGCCGAGGCGTTCGGCGGCGAGGGCGCGCGCGGAGTCAGCTTCCGGCAGAACGAGCGCGCAGAGCAGGATGCGCTCGACCTCACTCACCCCCGTGGGTTGCGCGGCTCGGACGCTTTCCAGACGCTGGTGGGCGGCCTGCTTGAGTTCCTGCCGCATCATCGCGCTCTCAATGCCGATTTTCTGCGCAGCGTTCTCCGCAAATTCACCACGGACGATAGGGTTCGTCTCCCTACGGATGATGGGCAGTAGATAGTTGAGCGCTTGTACCTTTCCTTGAGGTGTATTTATCGGGAAGATCGTTCTTGCTCGATTTATAGAAAACTCCCAATATTCGCTCGAACTCTTTATCACCGCCAAGTAGTCGGCTATACCGCGCTCTCTGATGTAACGATCCGGGTCTAGGCCTCCTTCAAGCGTATGCACCCGCACACTGTAATTATGCTGCTGGAGCAACTCAATCGTCTTCTCCGTTGCCTTTGCACCGGCTTGGTCAGGGTCGAAGTTCAAGGTCGCAGTTGGCCGCCTAATGGATCCATCCACCGCAAAAGACTCCTGTAAATATTTGGATAGAAGCCGTAACTGTGCCTCAGTAAAAGCCGTTCCACTAGTGGCGATCACATTCTTAATTCCGCCCATATAGGCCGAGATACAGTCCATCTGGCCTTCGACAAGTAGCACCAACTTCGTTTGACGCATCGCCTCCTTGGCCTTGTCGAGATTGAAGAGGACGTGGCCTTTTGTGTAGAGCGGCGTCTCCGGCGAGTTGAGATACTTGGGCCCGGCCTTCGCATCAACATCCGCCGAGTCGAGTGCGCGGGCAGTGAAGGCGATGGGCTTGCCCTGCTCGTTGTTGATCGGAAACGTGATGCGTTTGCGGAAGCGCGCATACATTGCGCCGGGGCTGCCATCCTCCTGCTCCTTCCAGCTGAAGAGACCACTGGCACGCAGCACCTCTTCGGAGAAGAACTTACCGAGGCGGTCGCGCATGTCGTTGAAGCTCTCCGGCGCGTAGCCGAGGCGGAAGCGCTCGATGGTCTCGGGCGAGACGCTGCGGCTGGAGAGATACTCGCGAGCGCGGGCGGCCTCCGGCGAGCGCAGGTTCTGCTGGAAGTACTGCGTAGCGGCCTCGTGCGCGTCGATGAGCTGCTTGCGCAGGCCAGCCGACTTCGCCTCCTCCGGCGAATTGAACTCGCGCTGCGGCAGCGGGATGCCCATCTTCGTCGCAACGGCACGAACGGCCTCGGGGAAGGTGAGCGACTCCATCTTCATCACAAAGGTGAAGACGTCGCCATGCTCCTTGCAGCCGAAGCAGTAGTAGCTCGCCGTGGCGGGATAGAGGTAGAAGGAACCGGATTTTTCCTTGTGGAACGGGCACAGGGCAGACCAGTTCGCGCCGGACTTACGCAGCTTGATGTAGTCGCCGACGATGCGGGCGATGTCGGCCTGCTGCTTTACAAGTTGTGCGAAGTTATCTGCCATGGGGGGTGCGAGAAACTGTGCAACTTCCAGTGTAGGACCGAGACCACTGCGAAGGGGCGGATAGCGACGTTGGTAACGGTTGAAAACATGGGGCTAATCAGAATTTCCGGTTAAGATAGGGGGCGCAGCAACAACAATTTGCGGAGCTGTGTTCGTAACGCATGTACCCGCAACGCTGCCCAGCCGAAGGCCTAAAACCACGGCAGGCGGCAACAGGCATGGAAGGACCGGCGAGCTCGCCGATAGCGCTGCACAACAACCGTAGAATGGTGGGATGCTGACGAGTGACGCGCGGGCGCAGTTGACGGTGGTGCTGGTCGGGGCTCGGAACCCGAGCAACATTGGCGCGGCGGCGCGGGCGATATACGACTTCGGGTTCAGTGACCTGCGAGTGGTGAACGAGTACGCGGCGCCGTTTGAGGCGGCGCAGCTGGAAGATCAGAGCGCCGGCCTGCCGGAGGTGAAATCTGCCGTGCGGGCGAGCTCTGTAATGCAGCGGGCGCGGCGGTTCGATGCACTGGCCGAGGCGATTGCGGACTGCCAGCTGGTGGTGGGAACAACAGCGATCGGAGCGCGCGAGATGCGGCAGAAGATAGAGCCGATACGCGAGACCGCTCCGCGAGTGCGCGAGGCGCTGGACGGTGGGCTGCGTGTGGCATTGCTCTTCGGAAGCGAGAAGACAGGACTGACCAATGATCAGCTAAGCCATTGCAGCGTGCTGACGACGGTGCCGATGTATCAGCCGGAAGGCGAGCGGCATCTCTCGATGAACTTGGGGCAGTCGGTGGCTGTGTGCTTGTATGAGCTGTCGCGCGAGGGCTTCGACGGCATGCGCGAGCTGCCAGTGCTGCATGAAGCGGCGGCCACGGTGGAAGACCGTGAGCGGTTGACGCAGCTGCTGCTCGATGCAATGCACGTGACGGGCTACACGAGGCGCTATCCGCACAACGCGCATGAGCCGCTGGTACGGCAACTGGTGCAGCAGCTAGGCACAAGCCATCGCGAGGCGATGACCTGGATGGGGTTCCTGCGACAGGTGCTGCGGCGCGAGCAGGGCGAAACACAATAAAAACAACCCCACGCCCAGGTTCGGGCGAGGGGTTGCGGTTGGAGGAACGTGGTTTAGAACTGGACGCGGCCGGAGAACTGCCAGCGGCGGTTTCCACTTTCGCCACTCAGCAGGCCGAAAGAGCCGTTCGCGCTGGCGGGTGAGGGCGTGCCAGGCTGTGCCCCAGAGTAGTAGGCTGCCACAGCCTGGGTCTGCGCCATGGTGAAGGTAACCTTGTTGCTGCAGTCGAAGCACTCCGCACGGAAGATGAAGTTCATGCGCGTTTTGGGGATGTTGAACTGGCGTTGAATCGCAGAATCAATATCGTAATGGCTGGGGGACCAGAGGTTGAGGTGGCTGCGGGGGGAGTCGCCTATCTTGGTGATAGGGCTGGCCGTGTCCCCGGCAGGAAGCGGGAAGTAGTTGAGGGTCTGGAAGGCAGTGCTGTCGAGCAATGGGGTCTGCGCGTAGTTGGCGTAGGTAACTCCGTGGCTGCCGAAGCCGCCATGGATGCGGATGGAGTTCTGACGGCCGGGGACAATATCGGGCATGCAGGTAGCGCCCGAGCCGAGTTCTCCACTGCAGCCAGAACCTGTGACGAGAATCGGCGTGCCGGAGTAGTAACTGAAGATCGGAGAGATCTGCCAACCGCCGAGAAGGTTCCGGCCAAACCAGTTGCCTCCCAAGAGCTTGTTGGCGCCGAAGGGCGATTTGACGTAGCCGAAGACATTGAGGTTCTGCGGTGTGTCCGTGGCGACGATGTCGCGGTCGGCACGGTTATTACCGGGGAGAGCGACCCCACTGGAGGAGGCTGCAGCCGGGACGGCGAAGGCACTGCGTGTGGTGCCGTCGTCGCCGATGTTGCGAGAGTACGTGTAGTTAAGAGTGAAGCTGACTCCCTTGTATTCACGTTGCTTGAGGGTGAGCTCGAAGGCGTTGTAGGAGATGTTGGCGATGTTGTCCCACTCAGGGCTGGGGGGGGCAGAGTACTGCGGGTAGGGACGCAGCATGCGAGCGATGGAGGCGGTGCTATTGCCGCCGCTGGCGGTCTGCACATACGAGGAGTAAGGCAGAACGACAGCCGAGGAAGCAGCCTGAGCGAGAGCCACGTTGCCAGGCGTCGCGGGGAGATTCAACACAGGGGTTTTGCCATCGGTACCAACGACCGAGGCGAGCCCGGGGAGGACAGCAGGATTGACCTGGCCTGACCAGAAGCCCGGGACGCCTGCACCGGCGACGAAGTGGGACTCGCTGCCGGAGTAACCAACGGTAACAGTGAGGTTATTGGTGATGGCCCGCTGAATGGCCAGGTTGTAGAAGTTGAACTCCGGTGCACGGCCCGAGAGATAGGGGTCAGCATAGGCAGGAGCGCCACCCGCAGAGACATAGGTGCCAGCGGAGTTGAGGTAGTTGCCGATGCCGAGCGTCAGCGATGAGGCAGCGGGGCCAGCCGGGGTCGGAATGACGTAGCCAGGACCACCGAAGTTGGTGTTGGCTGCGCCAGCGGCGGTGAAGTCTGCGCTGTCATTCAGGTAGTAGGACGGGCCAGCAGCGGCGCCGGTGTTGACGGCTGGATTAAGAACGATGCTGGAACCGAAGCCATCCTGACCGGTGCCGGTGGAGTCGCCAGCGCGGCCGCCGACGCCGCCAGCGCGGGAGTAAGCGAGAGCATAGCCTATGCGGAAGACAGTTTTGGGATCAGCGGCCCACTCAAGACCCAGGCGCGGGCCCCAGTTCTTCCAGTAGGTATTGACCGGGGTGCGGCACTGGCAGCTGATGGCGGCGCCACGGTTGCCTGCGTACTCAAGCTGGCCAGGCGAGCCGGTGAGGGGGTTGGTGGCATTGGGATTGAAGAAAGCCCAACGGTCCTGCGCCTCGTGATAGGGCGGGAGGTAATCCCAGCGCAAACCAAGGTTGATGGTGAGGTTGGGGCGTACCTGCCAGTTGTCCTGGAAGTAGGGCGACCAGGGATGGAAGCGCCCCCCGGTCTCTACGAAGAGAGGCACCGAGGTAGCGCCGGAGTTGACGGCGCCGAGAAGGAAGCTGGCGTACGAGTAGCCGCCCTTGGTGGAGTCGAGCGAGGTGCCGGTGTAAGGCGCGGTGGAGGTTGCGGCAAAGGCCTGCGTGTAGATACCCGAGGGTGTGCTCTGCGCGGAGGTGTTGTCCTCCAGCCATTGGGTCTGGAAGCCAAAGGTCATGTTGTGCTTGCCCTTGGTCCAGCTGAGGTTGTCGACGAGAGTAAAGGCGTTGGGGACGACATTGTGGCTGGCGTCGGAAGCGCCGTTCTCTGTCCACTCATACGGCGCGGTGGTGAAGAGCGTGGACGTGCCGAAGGTGGTGCCGGGGAAGTTGCCGGAAGCCTGGCCGACAGGCAGCCCGGTGATTCCAGCCGTGGCAGCGCTGTACTGGGTAAGACCTGCCGTGGGCGCGAGCACCGGCTGCGTGAAGCGCGTAAATCCGTAGCTGAGCTGGTTGACGAGATGGTCGGTGATAGGAATGGAGTGCTCGAGGATGAGCATGGTGGGAGCGAGATCGGAGCTGTCGCCGTTGGTATACGGCAGCGGCAGAGTGGCCCCGTAGCCAATGGACTGACGGACGCCATGGATGTAGGTGAATGAAATGCGCTGGCCGTGGAAGAGGTCGTACGCGACGTTGGCGACGATCTCGTGGTTGTTATAGCCGCTAAGGCCGCCGACGAGGTAGTTGTTCACCAGGCCGGAGAGGTTCGGCGATGGCATGAACTTCTGCTCATACGCGGAGATGGACGAAATGGAAGTAGACGGCAGCACGTTGGCCGTAGGAACGCCGTTGACCAGCCCCATGTACGGCTGACGCGTGCAGGTGTTGCCGGTACAGGAGTTGGTGAGCGGGTTGTAAAGATAGTTGCCCGTGCCGAGCTGGGTGAAGTTGCCCTGCGTCATGAGCGTGGTGGGAATCGTGAAGGGCGCGGGCTGGACGCCGCTGGTGCCATGGAACTTGTCGTAGTTGACGAAGAAGAAACCCTTCTTGTGGGTGAAGGGGATGGGACCGCCGAAGGAGGCAGAGATCTCGTTCTGGTGCTCAACGGGCTTGCCTGCAGGTTCGCGGGTGATGACGCCGTTGACGAGAACATCCTTGGTCTGTTGATTGCCAGCGAAGCCCCAAGTGTCAAAGATGGTATTGCGGACGAAGTCGACGACCTGGCCGTGATACTGGTTGCCGCCGGACTTGATAGTGAAGCCGATGGCACCAGCGCCCTGGTACTCGGCTGAGGGAGCCGAGGAGATGACCTGAAGCTGGTCGACGGACTCCACAGGAACGCCGTTGGAGACGACGCGGTTGTCGCCCTGCTGGTTGGCGGTGGTGGTGGGGATGCCGTTGACGTAGACCTCAGCGAGGTAGTTGCCGGTGCCGGAAAAGAGCGGAGCACGGCTGCCGGCCTGCGCACCGGGCGCGAGCGTGGCCACCGAGGTGGGATCTCTCTGCTGGCCGTTCATGACGATCGGCAGGGACTCGTAGGTCTCATCGGTAATGACGGCGCCGACGCCAGACTGTGTCGTCTGCAGCTGTGGCGGCGCATCCGTGACGGTGACAACTTCGGTGTCCAACCCGACCGCGAGCGCGGCGTTGAAGCCCGTGATATTGAGGCCGTTGACCTCAATATTTTTCTGCGTGAAGACCTTGAAGCCCGGCGCCGTCACGGTGACAGTGTAGAGATCGGGCACCAGCGGCGTGAGGCTGTAGAGACCACCCGAAGAGGAGACAGCGGTAGTCTTCACTCCGGAGGCCTGCGCCGTGGCAACGACCTTGGCGTTGGGAACGACGGCGCCGGTCGGATCGGTGATGGTGCCCTGCAGCGCGCCCTGGCCGCCGGTTTGGGCACGGGCGGGGACAGCGAAACAGACAATAAGGCAGACAAGAGAGTACAGGGCCCCTGACAAGAGAGTCCGGCGCGTGGTGCGGCCGGCCGGTTTCAGGGATGGGATTGCGAGCATTGGCTCCTCCAGCACATGTTCAATAGGAAACAGTTTGCAGACGGGATACACACTATGTCGCTGAGAGTTTGATTGTCAATAGGCGAACTATTCTCTTGATGGAATACAGGAGCGGGCCCGATGTTTTCGGAACGCGAAAGGTCCCAGCCGGGAGAAAACGTCCCGGCAACAACCTGGACACGCTGCTTCGGCGAAAGGGTGTAGTCCACCTTGCCGGACCACGCGACGCAAACGTGGTGCGCTCCGGGGTTGCAGGGAAGGCCGCGGGTAGTCCACTCTAGTAAGTGGTCGATAACGTTTTGTTTTGAGAGGTTTCCATGGCGAAGCGCCGCGTACTGCTGGTGGACGACGAGGTAGCGATCCTGCTGACGATGAAGGCCGTGCTGGAGCTGAACGGGTTCGAGGTGGAGACCGCGGCGAGCGCGAAGGAAGCGCGCCTGAAGATCAAGCACCACGAGTACCAGATGGTGATGACCGACATGCGCATGGAGAGCGATGCCGCTGGCCGCGAGGTGATCCAGGCCGCGCGGACGGCACCGTATCATCCAGCGGTGGCTCTGCTGACCGCCTACCCCGAAGATGAGGGCGGCGACACCGGTGCGGACCAGATGCTCGTGAAGCCGATGCAGACAGCCCTGCTGGTGAAGGCGATCGAGAAGCTGCTGGCCAACCACGCGGCGAAGCTCACAAGGCTGGCAAGCGCCGCAGCCGCGCCACCGAAGGCTGCGGCGAAGAAGTCCGCGGCCAAGCGGCTGGCCAGCAAGAAGCTGCCTGTAAAGAAGACCGTGATCGGCAAGTCAGCCGCGCGGAAGAAGGTCGCGACGAAGAAGCGCAAGCGCTAAGACGCTAACGGACAATGCCCCACGGATGACGCGCTACTTCGGCGTCAGGCGTGGGGCATCTGCTTTTGTCAGCGCTACTGGAAGGCCGGGTAAACGACGCCTGTAAGCTGCTCGCTGACAGTCCACAGGCGCTCGCCGGTGGACTGGTCGAGAGCGTGAGGGCGGGGCTTGACGACCGTGGGATAGCCCTTCATCTCCATAAAGCCGTCAGGGCCGATGTAGTCGCCCGAGCGCGCCTCGGGGCTGGTGGCAGCGTAAAGCGTCGGCAGCGCGCCAGCGGCGTCAGGCTGCGTCAGGAACCTTGCAAATTTGAAGAGGACGAAAGTCTTCAGGTCCTTGTCGCCGGGCCCGTTGGCGACGATGCTGGTCTGCGACACGCCGGGATGCACCGGCAAGCTGAGCAGCTTGGTGCCAGCGGCGCGCCGGGCAAGCTCGCGCGCAAACAGAATGTTGGCGAGCTTGGACTGGTTGTACGCGCCCCACGGCGTATAGCCGCGTGCGAGCTGAAGGTCGTCGAAGTGGATCTTGCCGCCCTGATGCGCGATCGACGCGACGGTGACGACACGCGGTGCCGGTGAGGCCCCGAGCGCAGGCAGCAGCAGGCCGGTCAGCGCAAAGTGGCCCAGATGGTTGGTGGCAAACTGGCGCTCGAACCCTTCCGGAGTGACCTGACGCGGGTTCAGCGCCATCACGCCGGCATTGTTGATGAGGATGTCGAGAGCGACGCCACGGGCGAAGAATTCTGTGGCGAAGCGGCGGACGTCGCTAAGCAGCGAGACGTCCAGCAGCACCAGCTCCGCCGAGGCACCAGGAGACTCCGACCGTAGCCGCGCCAGCGCCTGCTCACCTTTCTGCCGGCTGCGGCAGCCGAGCAGGACGTGCGCGCCGTGGCGGGCGAGCTCCAGCGCCGCCTGGTAGCCGATGCCGCTGTTGGCCCCGGTAATAAGCACTGTTTTGCCGTTGAGCGTGGGGATTTGTGCGGATGTCCAATGGGTTGTTGCCATGGTGCTATGCCCTCCCGGGAATGGGTTGTGCGTGTTGCCACCGCATGCCGGAATGCAGGGCGTGACTGTTTGGATGATAGCGCCACGGCGATTGCACCCTGTATGCGCCCGGAGCGACAGTTCATGCGTCTTTCCGTAGGGCCGGTTCGTCGAACGAGCCATGCTCTAATTTTTTTCTGGTTACCTCTTCGGGGATTGTGGCGGTTTTGCCTGCATAGACCGATTTACCGCCTGTCGCTAGCAAAGATTTGCACTCAGCCGGTACAATCACACCGAAAGGCCATGTAATCTTTTGGGGTTGAGGGCTAGGGTAACCAGCCCAGATGGCGATACTGTTGAAGGGGAAGGATTTTCCGAACATGAAACTAAGCGCACGAATTCCAGCAAGCGCAGTGCTACTGCTGGTGCTTGCGAGCACGGTCGGCTGCACGAAACTCCGCGCGCGCGATCAGCTTGTCAAGGGTGTCCAGGCCTTCAAGGCAGGGCAGTATGAGCAGGCTGTGAACTACTTCCAGACTTCGATCAAGCTTGACCCCAACTACGACACGGCACGCTTGTATCTGGCCACGGCCTACAGCTACCAGGTGGTTCCCAACCTGGATACACCGGACAACCTGAAGACTGCGCAGAAGGCGTTGGACGGCTTTAATGAGGTGCTGGCAAAGGACCCCAACGACATCAAC carries:
- a CDS encoding DPP IV N-terminal domain-containing protein — encoded protein: MSSPRFLAPLLAAAAVVVMPALAQKVYTAQDYTRAERWMSYNVNGLVHHTISRPQYLSDGRVFYRDPGADGTAYMIADPAKTTTAPAFDSAKLAAALTAASGRQVEAKRLGVSAYYPESNGGFAIIARSGTFHCAAAASKCTEDKAAMQEAPRGRRRAGETNLSPDGKLGAFIRDNNLWVRDIATGKERPLTTDGVKDFGYATDNAGWTHSDSAVVTWSPDSKKIATFQMDERKTGMMYLVPVTNRHPHLEAWHYPLVGDKDVTMIQPVILDVDSAKMVRLKIAPLEHRSMECDDVSCNGDGHWTDVEFSPDGSHLAFVSTSRDHKDEWVKVADTATGDVRDVYHEHVPTYYGWQSKTDWKYLPASDEFLWVSERSNYAQIYLYDLKTGKLKNQITHGDGPISDILNVDEKHRVVYFTAVGREKGDDLYFENYYRVDFDGKNEQLLTPEHANHVITPSDDGSSFVDVYSTIDTPQTAVLRDNTGKVLVTLAHQDISQLLATGWKPPTPFTVKARDGVTPLEGIMWKPTNFDPNVKYPIVDNVYPGPQGSLCELSGRSFAAAKGDEQALADLGFVVVCIDGMGNPGRSKEFHDAHSSTPQEMGDDTIPDQVAGIKDLAARYSWIDVNRVGIWGHSGGGNATASAMFHFPDFFKVGWSESGNHDNRDYEDDWDERWAGLEHIDPNGEDNYEAQANQGYVKDLKGHLMLVHGTMDDNVPPSNTLLVVEALMKANKNFDMIMVPNVHHGYGAMAPYIMRRRWDYFVKYLAGGVPPTDFKMATPEEVQRKMAASGPDDEDDE
- a CDS encoding oxidoreductase; this translates as MATTHWTSAQIPTLNGKTVLITGANSGIGYQAALELARHGAHVLLGCRSRQKGEQALARLRSESPGASAELVLLDVSLLSDVRRFATEFFARGVALDILINNAGVMALNPRQVTPEGFERQFATNHLGHFALTGLLLPALGASPAPRVVTVASIAHQGGKIHFDDLQLARGYTPWGAYNQSKLANILFARELARRAAGTKLLSLPVHPGVSQTSIVANGPGDKDLKTFVLFKFARFLTQPDAAGALPTLYAATSPEARSGDYIGPDGFMEMKGYPTVVKPRPHALDQSTGERLWTVSEQLTGVVYPAFQ
- a CDS encoding TonB-dependent receptor; translation: MSGALYSLVCLIVCFAVPARAQTGGQGALQGTITDPTGAVVPNAKVVATAQASGVKTTAVSSSGGLYSLTPLVPDLYTVTVTAPGFKVFTQKNIEVNGLNITGFNAALAVGLDTEVVTVTDAPPQLQTTQSGVGAVITDETYESLPIVMNGQQRDPTSVATLAPGAQAGSRAPLFSGTGNYLAEVYVNGIPTTTANQQGDNRVVSNGVPVESVDQLQVISSAPSAEYQGAGAIGFTIKSGGNQYHGQVVDFVRNTIFDTWGFAGNQQTKDVLVNGVITREPAGKPVEHQNEISASFGGPIPFTHKKGFFFVNYDKFHGTSGVQPAPFTIPTTLMTQGNFTQLGTGNYLYNPLTNSCTGNTCTRQPYMGLVNGVPTANVLPSTSISSISAYEQKFMPSPNLSGLVNNYLVGGLSGYNNHEIVANVAYDLFHGQRISFTYIHGVRQSIGYGATLPLPYTNGDSSDLAPTMLILEHSIPITDHLVNQLSYGFTRFTQPVLAPTAGLTQYSAATAGITGLPVGQASGNFPGTTFGTSTLFTTAPYEWTENGASDASHNVVPNAFTLVDNLSWTKGKHNMTFGFQTQWLEDNTSAQSTPSGIYTQAFAATSTAPYTGTSLDSTKGGYSYASFLLGAVNSGATSVPLFVETGGRFHPWSPYFQDNWQVRPNLTINLGLRWDYLPPYHEAQDRWAFFNPNATNPLTGSPGQLEYAGNRGAAISCQCRTPVNTYWKNWGPRLGLEWAADPKTVFRIGYALAYSRAGGVGGRAGDSTGTGQDGFGSSIVLNPAVNTGAAAGPSYYLNDSADFTAAGAANTNFGGPGYVIPTPAGPAASSLTLGIGNYLNSAGTYVSAGGAPAYADPYLSGRAPEFNFYNLAIQRAITNNLTVTVGYSGSESHFVAGAGVPGFWSGQVNPAVLPGLASVVGTDGKTPVLNLPATPGNVALAQAASSAVVLPYSSYVQTASGGNSTASIARMLRPYPQYSAPPSPEWDNIANISYNAFELTLKQREYKGVSFTLNYTYSRNIGDDGTTRSAFAVPAAASSSGVALPGNNRADRDIVATDTPQNLNVFGYVKSPFGANKLLGGNWFGRNLLGGWQISPIFSYYSGTPILVTGSGCSGELGSGATCMPDIVPGRQNSIRIHGGFGSHGVTYANYAQTPLLDSTAFQTLNYFPLPAGDTASPITKIGDSPRSHLNLWSPSHYDIDSAIQRQFNIPKTRMNFIFRAECFDCSNKVTFTMAQTQAVAAYYSGAQPGTPSPASANGSFGLLSGESGNRRWQFSGRVQF
- a CDS encoding response regulator is translated as MAKRRVLLVDDEVAILLTMKAVLELNGFEVETAASAKEARLKIKHHEYQMVMTDMRMESDAAGREVIQAARTAPYHPAVALLTAYPEDEGGDTGADQMLVKPMQTALLVKAIEKLLANHAAKLTRLASAAAAPPKAAAKKSAAKRLASKKLPVKKTVIGKSAARKKVATKKRKR
- the dnaG gene encoding DNA primase, coding for MADNFAQLVKQQADIARIVGDYIKLRKSGANWSALCPFHKEKSGSFYLYPATASYYCFGCKEHGDVFTFVMKMESLTFPEAVRAVATKMGIPLPQREFNSPEEAKSAGLRKQLIDAHEAATQYFQQNLRSPEAARAREYLSSRSVSPETIERFRLGYAPESFNDMRDRLGKFFSEEVLRASGLFSWKEQEDGSPGAMYARFRKRITFPINNEQGKPIAFTARALDSADVDAKAGPKYLNSPETPLYTKGHVLFNLDKAKEAMRQTKLVLLVEGQMDCISAYMGGIKNVIATSGTAFTEAQLRLLSKYLQESFAVDGSIRRPTATLNFDPDQAGAKATEKTIELLQQHNYSVRVHTLEGGLDPDRYIRERGIADYLAVIKSSSEYWEFSINRARTIFPINTPQGKVQALNYLLPIIRRETNPIVRGEFAENAAQKIGIESAMMRQELKQAAHQRLESVRAAQPTGVSEVERILLCALVLPEADSARALAAERLGENPSWFAELPCAAVMEVLVNAPAPDNPFDAAPDEASRTLLASALHTGSADEAPEVFHRKVQGALEALQERYVDRRLREVTQQIAESERRGDEAMRLRLMQELMRLNRERQR
- a CDS encoding RNA methyltransferase — protein: MLTSDARAQLTVVLVGARNPSNIGAAARAIYDFGFSDLRVVNEYAAPFEAAQLEDQSAGLPEVKSAVRASSVMQRARRFDALAEAIADCQLVVGTTAIGAREMRQKIEPIRETAPRVREALDGGLRVALLFGSEKTGLTNDQLSHCSVLTTVPMYQPEGERHLSMNLGQSVAVCLYELSREGFDGMRELPVLHEAAATVEDRERLTQLLLDAMHVTGYTRRYPHNAHEPLVRQLVQQLGTSHREAMTWMGFLRQVLRREQGETQ